One Rhizobium acidisoli DNA window includes the following coding sequences:
- a CDS encoding IclR family transcriptional regulator: MRETDFVSGFARGLKVIEAFGETRQRLSIAEASKLTELDRATVRRSLLTLAELGYADYDGKFFTLTPKILRLGHAYLAATPLPALLQPHLDHLSERAGQSASASVLDGTEIVYIARASQRRVMSINLTPGSRLPAYCASMGRVLLAALTENEARAILARSELRQNTPKTRTDPKDLIAEFRRVRAEGYAIIDQELEIGLCSIAVPVENDRGETVAAINIGAPAALVPAAEMKERYLPLLKETQAALRPLLRR; this comes from the coding sequence ATGCGCGAAACGGATTTCGTCAGCGGCTTTGCCCGCGGCCTGAAAGTCATCGAAGCCTTTGGCGAGACGCGGCAGCGACTGTCGATCGCCGAGGCCTCGAAGCTGACGGAGCTCGACCGCGCCACCGTGCGCCGTTCGCTGCTGACGCTGGCCGAACTCGGCTATGCCGATTATGACGGCAAGTTCTTCACCCTGACGCCGAAGATCCTGCGGCTTGGCCATGCCTATCTCGCGGCGACGCCGCTGCCGGCGCTGTTGCAGCCGCATCTCGATCATCTCTCTGAACGAGCCGGCCAGAGCGCCTCGGCCTCGGTGCTCGACGGCACCGAAATCGTCTATATCGCCCGCGCCTCGCAGCGCCGCGTCATGTCGATCAATCTCACCCCCGGCAGCCGCCTGCCCGCCTATTGCGCCTCGATGGGCCGCGTGCTGCTCGCAGCCCTCACTGAAAACGAGGCGCGGGCCATCCTTGCCCGCAGCGAGCTAAGACAAAATACGCCGAAGACCCGAACCGACCCTAAAGATCTCATCGCCGAATTCCGCCGTGTGCGCGCCGAGGGTTATGCGATCATCGACCAGGAGCTGGAGATTGGCCTCTGCTCGATTGCCGTGCCCGTCGAAAACGACCGCGGCGAAACGGTTGCGGCGATCAATATCGGCGCGCCGGCCGCCCTCGTCCCGGCTGCGGAGATGAAGGAGCGTTATCTGCCATTGCTGAAGGAAACCCAGGCCGCATTGCGGCCGCTGCTGCGCCGGTGA
- a CDS encoding acid phosphatase, whose amino-acid sequence MKRLKLLNALCLAGSAMMPLAMVTAAHAAPAGYDKIDNIVVIYAEDRSFDNLYGSFPGANGLSNVGADQARQLDRDGQPLFELPPAWGGLTAKGVTPAITEAQSAHLANASFAIDDPKGFAQAPSVITRDLWHRFYQEQMQIDGGKNDKFVAWADSGSLVMGHYDGSILPMWQVAQKYVIADNFFQGAFGGSFLNHFALVCACAPYYPDADKSPAKPVIAKVGADGTSLTVAENAPKSALEGAPKFVSDGTLTPDFYAVNTMQPPYQPSANPPAKDGDPALADPAAATTLPPQHAITIGDLLSVKGVSWAWYGGAWQAALDGKNATPVPNFQFHHQPFNYFANFAPGTPARAEHLKDGGLAGEAFLGDIDAGKLPAVSFYKPQGNLNEHGGYADVSSGDQHLADIVSHLEKSPQWGHMLVIVTYDENGGFWDHVAPPKADRWGPGNRIPAFIISPFAKDGTVDHTQYDTTSIIRFITARYDLPVLPGIVARDKALGDNGQPPMGDLTAALDLTH is encoded by the coding sequence GTGAAAAGACTGAAACTTCTGAACGCCCTCTGTCTTGCCGGTTCGGCGATGATGCCGCTCGCCATGGTGACGGCAGCCCATGCCGCACCGGCCGGTTACGACAAGATCGACAATATTGTCGTCATCTATGCCGAAGACCGCAGCTTCGATAATCTCTACGGCAGCTTTCCCGGCGCCAACGGCCTTTCCAATGTCGGCGCCGATCAGGCGCGCCAGCTCGACCGCGACGGCCAACCGCTTTTCGAACTGCCGCCGGCCTGGGGCGGGTTGACCGCCAAGGGCGTGACGCCCGCGATCACCGAAGCGCAGTCGGCCCATCTCGCCAATGCCAGCTTCGCGATCGACGATCCGAAGGGTTTTGCCCAGGCGCCGTCGGTCATCACCCGCGATCTCTGGCACCGCTTCTATCAGGAGCAGATGCAGATCGACGGCGGCAAGAACGACAAGTTCGTCGCCTGGGCCGATTCCGGCAGCCTGGTCATGGGCCATTATGACGGCTCCATCCTGCCGATGTGGCAGGTGGCGCAGAAATACGTCATTGCCGACAATTTCTTCCAGGGCGCCTTCGGCGGTTCGTTCCTCAATCACTTCGCGCTGGTCTGCGCCTGCGCACCCTATTATCCGGATGCCGACAAGAGCCCGGCCAAGCCTGTGATCGCCAAGGTCGGTGCCGACGGCACGTCCTTGACCGTGGCCGAAAACGCCCCGAAATCGGCGCTGGAAGGCGCCCCGAAATTCGTCTCCGATGGCACGCTGACCCCCGACTTCTACGCCGTCAACACCATGCAGCCGCCCTATCAGCCGAGCGCCAACCCGCCGGCCAAGGATGGGGATCCTGCTTTGGCCGACCCCGCGGCCGCCACGACGCTGCCGCCGCAGCATGCGATCACTATCGGCGACCTCCTGTCGGTGAAGGGCGTCAGCTGGGCCTGGTATGGCGGCGCCTGGCAGGCAGCCCTCGACGGCAAGAACGCCACGCCGGTGCCGAACTTCCAGTTCCACCATCAGCCCTTCAACTATTTCGCCAATTTCGCGCCCGGCACACCGGCGCGCGCCGAGCACTTGAAGGACGGCGGCCTTGCGGGCGAAGCCTTCCTTGGGGATATCGACGCGGGCAAGCTGCCGGCCGTTTCCTTCTACAAGCCGCAGGGCAACCTCAACGAACATGGCGGTTATGCCGATGTTTCGAGCGGCGACCAGCATCTTGCCGATATCGTCTCCCATCTCGAGAAGAGCCCGCAATGGGGCCATATGCTCGTCATCGTCACCTATGACGAAAACGGCGGCTTCTGGGATCACGTCGCGCCGCCGAAGGCCGACCGCTGGGGGCCGGGCAACCGCATTCCGGCCTTCATCATCTCGCCCTTCGCCAAGGACGGCACCGTCGACCACACTCAGTACGACACGACGTCGATCATCCGCTTCATCACCGCGCGTTACGATCTGCCGGTGCTGCCGGGAATCGTCGCCCGTGACAAGGCGCTTGGTGATAACGGCCAGCCGCCGATGGGTGACCTCACAGCCGCGCTCGACCTGACGCATTGA
- a CDS encoding cytochrome-c peroxidase: MTTKTVWPMRPGLAIGLGAAALCLAILPLRQSSAAAVLGVHPGPMSRAEAFARAETLTALGRKIFSDPSLSASGLQACASCHDPAHAFGPASAKPVEMGGREMNEPGLRTVPTLRYLQSVPAFTEHFYDSEDEGDESVDNGPTGGLTWDGRVDHGADQAKIPLLSPFEMGNKEAAEVAAKLRKAPYADAIKAAFGESVFDNPQDTFDAATEALATFEQSGPDFYPYSSRYDAFLAGKATLSAQELHGRQLFEDPAKGNCSSCHLSEPANDGEPPQFSDFGFLGLAAPRNMAISANSDPNYHDLGLCGPQRTDLAGYSEYCGLFRTPTLRNVALKKSFFHNGYFHTLRDVVSFYATRDSDLGRWYPKKADGTIHKYDDLPQAYWDNLNQDPPFGRKPGDAPALTDPEIDDIVAFLGTLTDADLQPKISGH, from the coding sequence ATGACGACAAAGACGGTTTGGCCTATGCGGCCCGGTTTGGCGATCGGCCTGGGCGCCGCGGCCCTCTGTCTGGCCATTCTGCCGCTGCGGCAAAGCAGCGCGGCAGCCGTCCTCGGTGTGCATCCCGGACCGATGTCGCGCGCCGAAGCCTTTGCCCGGGCCGAAACGCTCACCGCGCTCGGCCGCAAGATATTCTCAGATCCTTCGCTATCGGCCTCGGGGCTGCAGGCCTGCGCTTCCTGCCATGATCCCGCTCACGCCTTCGGCCCGGCCTCGGCCAAACCGGTCGAGATGGGCGGCAGGGAGATGAACGAGCCGGGCCTGCGCACCGTTCCGACGCTGCGTTATCTGCAGTCGGTGCCTGCTTTCACCGAACATTTTTACGATTCCGAGGACGAGGGCGACGAAAGCGTCGACAACGGCCCGACCGGCGGCCTGACCTGGGACGGCCGCGTCGATCACGGCGCAGACCAGGCCAAGATCCCGCTGCTCTCACCCTTCGAGATGGGCAACAAGGAAGCGGCCGAGGTCGCGGCCAAGCTGCGCAAGGCGCCCTATGCCGATGCCATCAAGGCGGCCTTCGGCGAGAGCGTGTTCGACAATCCGCAGGACACATTCGACGCCGCCACCGAGGCGCTCGCCACCTTCGAGCAGAGCGGCCCGGACTTCTATCCCTATTCCAGCCGCTACGACGCCTTTCTCGCCGGCAAGGCGACGCTGAGCGCCCAGGAATTGCACGGCCGGCAGCTGTTCGAGGATCCCGCAAAAGGCAACTGTTCGAGCTGTCACTTGAGCGAACCCGCCAATGACGGCGAGCCGCCGCAATTTTCCGATTTCGGCTTCCTCGGCCTCGCCGCCCCCCGCAACATGGCGATCTCGGCCAACAGCGACCCGAACTATCACGATCTCGGCCTCTGCGGCCCGCAGCGGACCGATCTTGCCGGATACAGCGAATATTGCGGCCTGTTCCGCACGCCGACGCTGCGCAATGTCGCGCTGAAGAAGAGCTTCTTCCACAATGGCTATTTCCACACGCTGCGCGACGTCGTCTCCTTCTATGCGACCCGCGACAGCGATCTCGGCCGCTGGTATCCCAAGAAAGCCGACGGCACGATCCACAAATACGACGACCTGCCGCAAGCCTATTGGGACAACCTCAACCAGGACCCGCCCTTCGGCCGGAAGCCAGGCGACGCCCCGGCCCTCACCGACCCCGAAATCGACGATATCGTTGCCTTCCTGGGGACGCTGACCGATGCCGACCTGCAGCCAAAAATCAGCGGGCATTGA
- a CDS encoding FitA-like ribbon-helix-helix domain-containing protein: MASMTIRNLDEGLKQRLRVRAATHGRSMEDEARDILRTALATTEPAARNLADTIRARLQSVGGVELEIPPRQPIRNAPDFDA, from the coding sequence ATGGCCAGCATGACGATCCGAAATCTCGATGAGGGATTGAAGCAGCGGCTGCGCGTCCGCGCCGCGACGCATGGCCGTTCAATGGAAGATGAAGCACGCGATATTCTGCGTACGGCACTTGCGACCACGGAGCCAGCAGCGCGCAATCTCGCCGATACTATCCGCGCCCGCTTGCAATCGGTCGGGGGCGTTGAGCTCGAAATTCCGCCCCGGCAGCCGATCCGGAACGCGCCGGACTTTGACGCGTGA
- a CDS encoding type II toxin-antitoxin system VapC family toxin → MIILDTNVISELLTRAPNAAVSKWLGVQPASSVFTTAITEAEILYGLRLLPHGRRRSDLETAILPIFNEDMSGRVLPFDRDAADVYAIIATDRRKAGRPISQFDAQIAAITISRGASLATRNVSDFEGMGLQIINPWENR, encoded by the coding sequence GTGATCATTCTCGATACCAACGTCATTTCGGAACTGCTTACACGCGCACCGAATGCGGCTGTTAGCAAATGGCTGGGCGTACAACCTGCATCTTCGGTGTTCACGACCGCGATTACCGAAGCGGAAATTCTATATGGCTTGCGCCTCCTTCCTCACGGTCGGCGCCGGAGTGATCTTGAAACAGCAATCCTGCCAATATTCAACGAGGATATGAGCGGCCGCGTCCTGCCATTCGATCGTGACGCGGCAGACGTCTACGCCATCATTGCCACCGATCGCCGCAAGGCTGGCAGGCCGATCAGCCAGTTCGATGCACAGATCGCAGCCATCACAATCTCGCGCGGCGCTTCGCTCGCAACGCGCAACGTGTCCGATTTCGAGGGAATGGGCTTACAGATCATAAATCCGTGGGAAAACCGCTAA
- a CDS encoding ArsR/SmtB family transcription factor — translation MMERSFLTIAAGENNTAIRALSAPARVEMLKLLCAKGPTNINDIAQALSLPQSTVATGIQILEEAGLVESRLAKARKGNQKICSAVYSEILISFEESAAQRANNIIEVEMPVGLYTSCDVHAPCGLCSSESVIGPLDVPDYFLDPQRMQAGLVWFGRGYVEYKFPNNAKVLNKDIRAIEFSLELSSEVPGTNADWPSDITLWVNGMAIGTWTSPGDYGDKRGAFTPAWWKLEGSQYGMMKTWRISTRGTFIDGVAASNVTLGDLALGQHSSIRLRVGIAENAGHTGGVNIFGRGFGNHGRDIIMRLHV, via the coding sequence ATGATGGAACGTTCGTTTTTGACGATTGCCGCCGGTGAGAATAATACGGCGATACGGGCGCTTTCGGCGCCGGCGCGGGTCGAGATGTTGAAACTGCTCTGCGCCAAAGGGCCGACGAATATCAATGATATTGCCCAAGCGCTTTCCCTGCCGCAATCGACTGTCGCCACCGGCATCCAGATTTTGGAAGAGGCGGGGCTCGTCGAATCCCGGCTGGCGAAGGCCCGCAAGGGCAACCAGAAGATCTGCTCGGCGGTCTATAGCGAAATCCTGATCAGCTTCGAGGAAAGTGCCGCGCAACGTGCCAACAATATCATCGAAGTCGAGATGCCGGTCGGGCTCTATACCAGCTGCGATGTACATGCGCCGTGCGGTCTTTGCTCGAGCGAAAGTGTCATCGGCCCTCTCGATGTGCCCGACTATTTTCTTGATCCGCAGCGCATGCAGGCCGGGCTCGTCTGGTTCGGCCGGGGCTATGTCGAGTATAAATTCCCCAACAATGCCAAGGTCTTGAACAAGGATATCCGCGCCATCGAATTTTCGCTGGAGCTGTCGTCTGAGGTGCCCGGCACCAATGCGGACTGGCCCTCCGACATTACGCTCTGGGTGAACGGCATGGCGATCGGCACCTGGACGTCTCCAGGCGATTACGGCGATAAGCGCGGCGCCTTTACACCGGCCTGGTGGAAGCTCGAAGGCTCGCAATATGGGATGATGAAGACCTGGCGCATCTCGACCCGCGGGACCTTCATCGACGGTGTCGCCGCCTCGAATGTCACGCTCGGGGACCTGGCGCTTGGCCAGCACTCCTCCATCCGGCTGCGCGTCGGCATCGCCGAAAATGCCGGCCATACCGGCGGCGTCAATATTTTCGGCCGCGGCTTCGGAAATCACGGGCGCGACATCATCATGCGGCTGCATGTGTGA
- a CDS encoding alpha-N-arabinofuranosidase: MKTNVVAHRDFRIATIDARLYSSFLEHLGRAIYGGIYEPGHPTADEDGFRRDVLDLVRDLDTPYCRYPGGNFVSAYNWEDGVGPRSERPVRLDLAWRTREANQIGVNEFVDWCKKANTKPMLAVNLGSRGLDAARNFLEYCNHPGGTYYSDLRRKHGWANPHDVKLWCLGNEMDGPWQVGHKSAYEYGRLADETAKAMRGFDKSLELVVCGSSNSDMKTYPDWEAQVLEQCYDSADHISLHMYFANREKNTLNYLARATKLDRYITTIGGVIDYIKAKKRSKKTIGISFDEWNVWYHSNQQDKEILARDEWPDAPHLLEDVYNFEDVLQVGGILNTFIRRSDRVRIACIAQLVNVIAPIMTDDGGAAWRQTIYYPFYYASRYGRGAALQLVVDGPTYDSDEENDVPYLDVSAVHSEDGRSLTFFAVNRHPQTALDLDVRLEGFGSARVIEQVEMTHGDLQAVNTAQRQDTVAPVNVETAKIEDIRLRAALKPLSYNVIRLSV, from the coding sequence TTGAAGACCAATGTCGTTGCCCACCGCGATTTCCGCATCGCGACCATTGACGCCAGGCTCTACAGCTCGTTTCTCGAGCATCTCGGCAGAGCGATTTACGGCGGCATTTACGAGCCCGGACATCCCACAGCCGACGAGGACGGGTTCCGCCGTGACGTGCTCGATCTGGTGCGTGATCTCGACACGCCCTACTGCCGTTATCCCGGCGGCAATTTCGTCTCGGCCTATAATTGGGAGGATGGCGTCGGCCCGCGTTCGGAGCGCCCGGTTCGCCTCGATCTTGCATGGCGCACCCGCGAAGCCAATCAGATCGGCGTCAACGAATTCGTCGACTGGTGCAAGAAGGCCAATACCAAGCCGATGCTCGCCGTCAATCTCGGCTCGCGCGGCCTGGATGCCGCCCGCAATTTCCTCGAATATTGCAACCATCCCGGCGGCACTTATTATTCCGATCTGCGCCGCAAACACGGCTGGGCCAATCCGCACGATGTCAAATTGTGGTGCCTCGGCAACGAGATGGACGGCCCCTGGCAGGTCGGCCACAAGTCGGCCTATGAATATGGCCGACTGGCGGATGAAACGGCCAAGGCCATGCGCGGCTTCGACAAATCGCTGGAACTGGTGGTCTGCGGCTCCTCCAATTCCGATATGAAGACCTACCCGGATTGGGAGGCTCAAGTCCTCGAGCAGTGCTATGACAGCGCCGACCATATCTCGCTGCATATGTATTTCGCCAACCGCGAGAAGAACACGCTCAACTATCTCGCCCGGGCGACGAAACTCGACCGTTACATCACCACGATCGGCGGCGTGATCGACTATATCAAGGCGAAGAAGCGTTCGAAGAAGACGATCGGCATTTCATTCGACGAATGGAACGTTTGGTATCATTCCAACCAGCAGGACAAGGAGATCCTGGCGCGCGACGAGTGGCCGGATGCGCCGCATCTGCTTGAAGACGTCTATAATTTCGAGGACGTGCTGCAGGTCGGCGGCATCCTCAACACCTTCATCCGCCGCTCCGACCGGGTGCGCATCGCCTGCATCGCCCAGCTCGTCAACGTCATCGCTCCGATCATGACCGACGACGGCGGCGCTGCCTGGCGCCAGACGATCTATTACCCCTTCTATTACGCATCCCGATATGGCCGCGGCGCAGCCCTGCAGCTGGTCGTCGATGGCCCGACCTATGACAGCGACGAGGAGAACGACGTCCCCTATCTCGATGTCTCGGCAGTCCATTCCGAAGACGGCAGGAGCCTCACCTTCTTTGCCGTCAACCGCCATCCGCAGACCGCATTGGATCTCGATGTGCGGCTGGAAGGCTTCGGATCCGCCCGGGTGATCGAGCAGGTGGAAATGACCCATGGCGATCTCCAAGCCGTCAACACGGCTCAGCGGCAAGACACGGTCGCGCCGGTCAATGTCGAGACCGCCAAGATCGAGGACATCAGGTTGCGGGCGGCGCTGAAGCCGCTGTCCTACAACGTCATTCGGCTGTCGGTGTGA
- a CDS encoding ABC transporter substrate-binding protein, translating into MQQLKRLAFGVALAALGLTAAAKADDYTSLPRKETLIVENPEGTIKNPGWFNIWVNAGAGVSTGLQQLTMDTLWYIDPEQGLGGATWDNSLAADKPQYNADFTEMTVKLRKGLFWSDGVEFTADDVVYTVKTQMDHPGMVWSAAFSVQVASVEATDPQTVVFKLKKPNSRFHALFTVRWNGAWIMPKHVFEKVADPLRYDFANPVSLGAYKLKAYDPQGKWYTWEKRDDWQKTSLARFGEPAPKYVTYVDPGPPDKRTIAQLEHNLDIIHDNTPEGMFTLKEKSKSVETWFPGFPFAHPDPTLPAVIFNTQDPTFNNPDVRWALALLIDIKAVDMASYRGTATLSALGVPPTAIAMKDYQAPMQDWLKDFEIDTGKQKIKPYDPTIGQQVADLLRKQPKFKDQIPTDPEAISTAFGYGWWKPNPQAAAELLEKAGFKKSGGKWMTPDGQPFRIRMTVEGDTRSVFTRAGTLIAQQWAAFGIDAKAVPTTNLWQVALQPGDFQVAIAWSVETWGGDPDLSFFLDSWHSQFVAKKGENQPPRNWQRWSNPELDKIIETIRGISADDPKGIELGKDYLKLVAREMPTIPLMSYNVFTSMDTTYWTGYPTIKDPYTDPVPNWANSRLMMVKLKPAQPK; encoded by the coding sequence ATGCAACAGTTGAAGAGGCTCGCATTTGGCGTCGCGCTGGCCGCACTCGGCCTGACGGCGGCGGCCAAAGCCGATGACTATACCTCCTTGCCGCGCAAGGAGACGCTCATAGTCGAAAATCCGGAAGGGACGATCAAAAATCCCGGCTGGTTCAACATCTGGGTCAATGCCGGCGCCGGTGTCTCCACCGGTCTGCAGCAGCTGACCATGGATACGCTCTGGTATATCGACCCCGAGCAAGGGCTTGGCGGCGCGACCTGGGATAATTCGCTGGCCGCCGACAAGCCCCAATATAACGCCGACTTCACCGAAATGACCGTGAAACTGCGCAAGGGGCTCTTCTGGAGCGACGGTGTCGAGTTCACGGCCGACGACGTGGTCTATACCGTCAAGACGCAGATGGATCATCCCGGCATGGTCTGGAGTGCGGCTTTCTCGGTGCAGGTGGCAAGCGTCGAGGCGACCGATCCTCAGACCGTGGTGTTCAAGCTGAAGAAGCCGAATTCGCGCTTCCACGCCCTTTTCACCGTTCGCTGGAACGGCGCATGGATCATGCCCAAGCATGTATTCGAGAAGGTCGCCGATCCGCTTCGCTATGATTTCGCCAATCCGGTTTCGCTCGGCGCCTACAAGCTCAAGGCCTACGATCCTCAAGGCAAGTGGTATACCTGGGAGAAACGCGACGACTGGCAGAAGACATCGCTTGCCCGCTTCGGCGAGCCGGCCCCGAAATATGTAACTTACGTCGATCCCGGCCCGCCGGATAAACGCACCATCGCCCAGCTCGAGCATAATCTCGATATCATCCATGACAACACGCCGGAGGGCATGTTCACCCTCAAGGAGAAATCCAAGTCGGTCGAGACCTGGTTCCCGGGCTTCCCCTTCGCCCATCCGGATCCGACGCTGCCGGCTGTCATTTTCAACACCCAGGACCCGACCTTCAACAATCCCGACGTGCGCTGGGCGCTGGCCCTGCTGATCGACATCAAGGCCGTCGACATGGCGAGCTATCGCGGCACCGCGACGCTCTCGGCACTCGGTGTGCCGCCGACGGCGATCGCCATGAAAGACTATCAGGCGCCGATGCAGGATTGGCTGAAGGATTTCGAGATCGACACCGGCAAGCAGAAAATCAAGCCCTACGACCCGACGATCGGGCAGCAGGTCGCCGATCTGCTGCGCAAGCAGCCGAAGTTCAAGGACCAGATCCCGACCGACCCCGAGGCGATCAGCACGGCCTTCGGCTATGGCTGGTGGAAGCCGAACCCGCAGGCTGCCGCCGAACTGCTTGAAAAGGCAGGCTTCAAGAAGAGCGGCGGCAAATGGATGACCCCTGATGGTCAGCCGTTCAGGATCCGGATGACGGTCGAGGGCGACACGCGCTCCGTCTTCACCCGGGCAGGCACGCTGATTGCCCAGCAATGGGCCGCCTTCGGCATCGATGCCAAAGCCGTACCGACGACCAACCTCTGGCAGGTTGCACTGCAGCCCGGCGATTTCCAGGTGGCGATTGCCTGGAGCGTCGAGACCTGGGGCGGCGATCCCGACCTGTCCTTCTTCCTCGACAGCTGGCACTCGCAGTTCGTGGCCAAGAAGGGTGAGAACCAGCCGCCGCGCAACTGGCAGCGCTGGAGCAATCCGGAGCTCGACAAGATCATCGAGACGATCCGCGGCATCAGTGCCGACGATCCGAAGGGCATCGAGCTCGGTAAGGATTATCTGAAGCTGGTTGCCCGCGAAATGCCGACGATCCCGCTGATGTCCTATAACGTCTTCACCTCGATGGATACGACCTATTGGACCGGTTATCCGACGATCAAGGACCCCTATACCGACCCGGTGCCGAATTGGGCCAACTCCAGGCTGATGATGGTCAAGCTGAAGCCGGCCCAACCGAAATAA
- a CDS encoding ABC transporter permease has product MTPYLIFVLKRFGQFLLVVFLGVSITFFVTHLTPIDPVEESIGAITQMGQSDPNAIELMRQSLRELYGMEGSIWQQYLHFWLRLATGDLGPSLSAFPTPVSTIIMRSLPWTIGLMTVSTLITFVLGNALGALAGYYRKNMVLKAVSLVCIALLPIPYYILAFVLLILFGYLWPVLPINGGYEMNANLDLSFALVLDILKHSILPALSLILVGAGSWLIGMRALVSNIITDDYVVFAELGGVPKRKILRSYIARNAMVPQFTGLAMSLGAIFNGTVITEIVFGYPGIGNLLISAVHAGDYSLVLGLSALSIVGVAAAVFIIDILSPLIDPRIKVE; this is encoded by the coding sequence ATGACGCCCTATCTAATCTTTGTGCTGAAGCGTTTCGGTCAGTTTCTGCTCGTCGTCTTTCTTGGCGTCAGCATCACCTTCTTCGTCACTCACCTGACCCCGATCGATCCGGTCGAAGAAAGCATAGGCGCCATTACCCAGATGGGGCAGTCCGATCCGAATGCGATCGAACTGATGCGCCAGTCGCTGCGCGAGCTTTACGGCATGGAGGGCTCGATCTGGCAGCAATATCTGCACTTCTGGCTGCGGCTTGCGACCGGCGATCTCGGCCCCTCGCTGTCTGCCTTCCCCACACCCGTGTCCACCATCATTATGCGGTCCCTGCCCTGGACGATCGGGCTGATGACCGTCTCGACGCTGATCACCTTCGTGCTCGGCAATGCGCTCGGCGCGCTCGCCGGCTATTACCGGAAGAACATGGTGCTGAAGGCGGTCAGCCTCGTCTGCATCGCCCTGCTCCCCATTCCCTATTATATCCTGGCCTTCGTGCTGCTCATCCTGTTCGGCTATCTCTGGCCGGTGCTGCCGATCAATGGCGGCTACGAGATGAATGCCAATCTGGATCTCTCCTTTGCCCTGGTGCTCGATATCCTTAAACATTCCATCCTGCCGGCACTGTCGCTGATCCTTGTCGGCGCCGGCAGCTGGCTGATCGGCATGCGCGCGCTGGTGTCCAACATCATCACCGATGACTACGTCGTCTTCGCCGAGCTCGGCGGCGTTCCGAAGCGGAAAATTCTCCGCTCCTACATCGCCCGCAACGCCATGGTGCCGCAATTCACCGGGCTTGCCATGTCGCTCGGGGCGATCTTCAACGGCACCGTCATCACCGAAATCGTCTTCGGCTATCCCGGCATCGGCAACCTGTTGATTTCGGCGGTGCATGCCGGCGATTACAGCCTGGTGCTCGGCCTCAGCGCCTTGTCGATCGTCGGCGTCGCCGCCGCCGTCTTCATCATCGACATTCTGAGCCCGCTGATCGACCCGCGCATCAAGGTGGAATAG
- a CDS encoding ABC transporter permease codes for MFTIIRDLARQNLEFLCGLLLFAVIVGFIILSYFSPYAPTDIYLLPPDMPPDGDYWLGTTSRGQDVFWQLTTALRNTLYFGIGVAFLSRIISLVVGLVAGYAGGAVDRVLMAINDSIMVIPQFPLLILFYFVLKDSMTWTVLIVIMASLGWSYDARLIRSVAIGLKTRPFTTQSVYSGMSMRKILVEEHLPYVLPIVFATTMNNMIWSIGMEITLSVLGFTDIETPTMGMMIYWANAHSALIAGIWWWVAAPVAVIVILFLALFLLSMSMNEYNDPRSRLNRMGS; via the coding sequence ATGTTTACCATCATCCGCGACCTCGCCCGCCAGAACCTTGAATTCCTCTGCGGCCTGCTGCTCTTTGCCGTCATCGTCGGGTTCATCATCCTGTCCTATTTCTCGCCCTACGCCCCGACGGACATCTATCTTCTGCCGCCCGACATGCCGCCGGATGGCGACTATTGGCTCGGCACAACATCGCGCGGCCAGGACGTGTTCTGGCAGCTGACGACGGCCCTGCGCAACACCTTGTATTTCGGCATCGGCGTCGCCTTTCTCTCGCGCATCATCTCGCTGGTCGTCGGCCTCGTCGCCGGTTATGCCGGCGGCGCGGTCGACCGGGTGCTGATGGCGATCAACGACAGCATCATGGTCATTCCGCAATTTCCGCTGCTGATCCTGTTCTATTTCGTGCTGAAGGACAGCATGACCTGGACGGTGCTGATCGTCATCATGGCTTCGCTCGGCTGGTCCTACGATGCGCGTCTCATCCGCTCGGTGGCGATCGGCCTGAAGACCAGGCCATTCACCACCCAGAGCGTCTATTCCGGCATGAGCATGCGCAAGATCCTGGTCGAGGAGCACCTGCCCTATGTGCTGCCGATCGTCTTCGCCACCACGATGAACAACATGATCTGGTCGATCGGCATGGAGATCACCCTTTCGGTGCTCGGGTTCACCGATATCGAGACGCCGACCATGGGCATGATGATCTACTGGGCCAACGCGCATTCGGCGCTGATCGCCGGAATATGGTGGTGGGTGGCGGCCCCCGTCGCCGTCATCGTCATTCTGTTCCTGGCGCTCTTCCTGCTGTCGATGTCGATGAACGAATACAATGATCCGCGCAGCCGGCTGAACCGGATGGGAAGTTAG